The Anabaena sp. WA102 genome contains a region encoding:
- a CDS encoding ABC exporter membrane fusion protein: MAVNKERQLFNLTSLKWRIILATSLTFSTGLVSLYIFHQLKTNSQTQTPAVSSVIKSQSTPVKVAVTALGRLQPQDKITYLSAPNSVNGVRVEKLLVKEGDNVKKGQVLAYLENYARSQAAIQQTFDKLLIARTKLAQVQAGAKTGDINAQKTAITRLNSQLKGDAAAQTATINRIQAEVENAQKESDRYQQLSKAGAVSASVADTKKLVLKTTQQQLKEAEATLKRTQDTLQDQLKEGKFKLNSLKEVRTVDVELAKTEVKSAETAIKQAKADHDLTYITSTIDGTILRIHTKNGEVIGTSGFAEIGNTSKMQVLAEVYQTDIQNVRVGQKAIITSTTFPGKLQGTVREVGWQVDKQGIFSINPNSDADRRVIEVKISIDDSTDSQKISRLTNLQVDVAIQI; the protein is encoded by the coding sequence ATGGCAGTAAATAAAGAACGCCAACTATTCAACCTGACTTCATTAAAATGGAGAATAATTCTAGCAACTTCTCTAACTTTCTCTACAGGTTTAGTATCTTTATACATTTTCCATCAATTAAAGACCAATTCTCAAACTCAAACTCCTGCTGTTAGTTCCGTTATTAAATCTCAATCCACTCCTGTTAAAGTTGCCGTAACTGCTTTAGGAAGATTACAACCACAAGATAAAATTACTTATTTATCTGCTCCTAATTCTGTCAATGGTGTTCGCGTAGAAAAATTATTGGTAAAGGAAGGAGATAATGTTAAAAAAGGACAAGTATTAGCCTATCTAGAAAACTATGCTCGTTCTCAAGCAGCTATCCAACAAACATTTGATAAATTATTAATTGCCAGAACTAAACTTGCACAGGTACAAGCTGGAGCAAAAACTGGAGATATCAATGCTCAAAAAACCGCAATTACTAGATTAAATTCCCAATTAAAAGGAGACGCTGCGGCTCAAACAGCAACAATCAACCGCATTCAGGCTGAAGTCGAAAATGCACAAAAAGAGAGCGACAGATATCAACAATTATCAAAAGCTGGTGCTGTTTCTGCTTCTGTTGCTGATACTAAAAAGTTAGTTCTCAAAACCACACAACAGCAGTTAAAAGAAGCCGAAGCTACTCTCAAACGCACACAAGACACATTACAAGATCAACTTAAAGAAGGAAAATTCAAACTTAATAGTCTTAAGGAAGTCAGGACTGTAGATGTAGAGTTAGCAAAAACTGAAGTTAAAAGTGCAGAAACTGCAATTAAACAAGCAAAAGCTGACCATGATTTAACTTATATTACTTCTACTATAGACGGCACAATTTTAAGAATTCACACCAAAAATGGCGAAGTAATTGGTACTTCTGGTTTTGCAGAAATTGGTAATACGTCAAAAATGCAGGTTCTAGCAGAAGTATATCAAACCGATATTCAAAATGTTCGAGTTGGACAAAAAGCTATCATTACCAGCACTACATTTCCTGGCAAATTACAAGGAACTGTTAGAGAAGTTGGTTGGCAAGTTGATAAACAAGGCATCTTTAGTATTAATCCCAATTCTGACGCAGACCGGAGAGTAATTGAAGTCAAAATATCTATTGATGATTCCACCGATAGTCAAAAAATATCTCGCTTAACTAACTTACAAGTTGATGTTGCTATCCAGATTTAG
- a CDS encoding type I polyketide synthase, with the protein MSCPPQKIDTIKSSLTELEAQINSFEQAVLKFIEEGKMNSGNLENSINSMSTNEINRKLHTTPIAIIGMASLMPQSRTLRDYWQNIVNKIDCITDVPSSHWSVEDYYDPNPRTAEDKTYCKRGGFIPEVDFNPMEFGIPPSILEVTDVSQLLSLVVAKETMEDAGYSDSREFSRENIGVILGVAMGKQLGMPLAARLEYPIWEKVLKSSGLSDEDTKKIVDKIKSAYVKWDENAFPGMLANVVAGRIANRLNFGGTNCVVDAACASSFGALKMAISELVEHRSNMMLTGGVDTDNTIMAYISFSKTPAVTPSDNVKPFDAKSDGMMLGEGIGMILLKRLEDAQKDGDKIYAVIKGIGTSSDGRYKSIYAPRKEGQVKALERAYDDAGFSPATVGLMEAHGTGTMAGDPIEFSSLQDFFGKYDSQKQHIALGSVKSQIGHTKAAAGTASLIKTALALHHKVLPATINITEPNPKLDIENSSFYLNTQTRPWIKAEGETPRRAGVSAFGFGGTNYHVVLEEYEPEQQSSYRLHGAAGEVLLFGATHAELISKLEATLNNLQANDGERYYSQLLLDCQSLAIPKTALRIGFVSENLQEACKLLEVGIGLLKSKPDAISWEHPQGIYYRSAGMDLAGKVVALFSGQGSQYLEMGREAVMNFPSLRQLYGKMDHLFKQGNLQPVSEVVFPRSTFDEVEKKAQVATLQRTEYAQPAIGVFSAGLYGILQQAGFKADFAAGHSFGELTALWAAGVLSEADYLFLVKARGQAMAAPKDPDHDAGSMLAVKEDISKIEPLLKQFPKVSIANFNSPTQIVLAGPKLEIQKVQDACQKLGYSAVLLPVSAAFHTPLIAFAQKSFAIATKSVTFQNPQIPVFSNVTGRHYPHDATAIQKNLESHLASSVLFKQEIENIYGAGGYCFVEFGPKRVLSNLVKDILGDRPHLTISLNPSASKNSDRSLREAAVQLRVIGMNLGNLDPYKLPAILPPIATKKTLSVKLTGINYISDKTKNAFTEALQDGHKISRGAGPAPNSAEPAPKVAQVQEFKSLEIETPVIAKIPTTNGHNGNGNGHKKQPLIETQFQLQHQMTTTATIQKQSSPELFAPQSSEKMQTPDKLINCQQILTSLEQLLSQFQHNQSENLEVHSTYLNHQIEYAKTFFQLMQQQNTLFANAKSSAQAAQIKQVIMESLERSMIQFHSQQGETLRIHEQYLREQIEYTKHFFQLIQEEYSQLISDTQEIAPANVSVTPEEAPVPPTATITPPQPLPVIEPKVQIAEPVIAAQVIEPEPIIIPQSPVAFVPEPTPVTSNLNLDDLANNLLSITSEKTGYPIEMLELDMDMEADLGIDSIKRVEILGGLQELYPNLPKPNLEELAEKRTIGQVVEYLQGQKQVTTEIAPEPAIIPQVQTQVIEEVIPEPVIIPQVQTQVIEEVIPEPVSSNEYADLGQTLLNITSEKTGYPVEMLELDMDMEADLGIDSIKRVEILGAMQEAYPDLPKPNIEELGDLRTIGQIVNYLQSLVGGEKKKPHIDVNPVTTTTVGAQGLRPLLDLTPPPIVDINLPRRPVQLRTLPRPDFLEAQLPEGHIALITDDGSLTTSKVVHALIEQGWKVVVLSFPQSLVPEQLPLPASVTRVTLANMSEQHLQLLLQSVTTKHGPIGAFIHLHPQFTPEKPGHISYPEAEKAILKQVFLMAKHLKATLNNAASLPGRTSFCTVAHLDGEFGLGHQGNFSAIAAGLFGLTKSLRWEWPQVFFRAIDLNPSLDHHESAQYIVAELHDSNRYIGEVGYGNQGRVTLVAKAE; encoded by the coding sequence ATGTCTTGCCCCCCTCAAAAAATAGACACAATAAAAAGTTCTTTGACGGAATTAGAAGCCCAAATTAATAGTTTTGAACAGGCTGTGCTGAAGTTTATAGAGGAAGGAAAAATGAATTCAGGAAACTTAGAAAATTCGATAAATTCCATGTCAACGAACGAAATTAATAGAAAACTGCACACAACTCCTATAGCTATTATTGGCATGGCTTCTTTAATGCCTCAGTCGAGAACATTAAGGGATTACTGGCAAAATATTGTTAATAAAATTGACTGTATTACGGATGTTCCTTCTAGCCATTGGAGTGTAGAAGATTACTATGATCCTAATCCGAGAACAGCAGAAGATAAAACTTATTGTAAACGTGGTGGTTTTATTCCTGAAGTTGATTTTAATCCGATGGAATTCGGAATTCCTCCCAGCATTTTAGAAGTTACAGATGTTTCTCAACTATTAAGTTTAGTAGTTGCTAAAGAAACAATGGAAGATGCTGGTTATAGCGACTCCCGTGAATTTAGCCGCGAAAATATCGGCGTGATTTTGGGTGTGGCTATGGGCAAACAATTGGGAATGCCATTAGCCGCCAGATTAGAATATCCGATTTGGGAAAAAGTTCTCAAAAGCAGTGGTTTATCTGACGAAGATACTAAAAAAATCGTTGATAAAATCAAATCTGCTTATGTGAAATGGGATGAAAATGCTTTCCCTGGAATGTTAGCAAATGTGGTCGCTGGCAGAATTGCTAACCGTCTCAACTTTGGCGGTACAAACTGTGTAGTTGATGCGGCTTGTGCTAGTTCCTTTGGGGCATTAAAAATGGCCATTAGTGAATTAGTTGAACATCGTAGCAACATGATGTTAACCGGTGGAGTAGACACCGATAACACAATCATGGCTTACATTTCCTTCAGCAAAACTCCGGCGGTTACTCCTAGCGATAATGTGAAACCATTTGATGCTAAATCCGATGGCATGATGTTAGGTGAAGGTATTGGGATGATTCTCCTCAAACGCTTAGAAGATGCCCAAAAAGATGGGGATAAAATCTATGCGGTAATTAAGGGAATTGGTACTTCTAGTGATGGGCGTTATAAGAGTATTTATGCCCCTAGAAAAGAAGGACAAGTTAAAGCCTTAGAACGGGCTTATGATGATGCTGGTTTTTCTCCGGCAACTGTGGGTTTAATGGAAGCACACGGTACAGGGACAATGGCTGGAGATCCGATAGAATTTAGTTCTTTGCAGGATTTCTTTGGGAAATATGACAGCCAAAAACAACATATTGCTTTGGGAAGTGTGAAATCCCAAATTGGACATACAAAAGCCGCTGCCGGTACTGCTAGTTTAATTAAAACTGCCCTAGCATTGCATCATAAAGTATTACCGGCAACCATCAATATTACTGAACCAAATCCTAAATTAGATATTGAAAATTCTTCCTTTTATCTGAATACTCAAACTAGACCTTGGATTAAGGCAGAAGGTGAAACTCCTCGACGTGCGGGGGTGAGTGCCTTTGGTTTTGGTGGTACAAATTACCATGTTGTTTTAGAAGAATACGAACCGGAACAACAAAGTTCCTATCGTTTACATGGTGCTGCGGGTGAGGTGCTGTTGTTTGGTGCTACTCACGCGGAATTAATTAGCAAGTTAGAAGCGACTTTAAATAATTTGCAAGCTAATGATGGGGAAAGATATTATTCTCAATTATTGTTAGATTGTCAATCTTTAGCTATTCCCAAAACTGCACTCAGAATTGGGTTTGTATCCGAGAATTTACAAGAGGCTTGTAAGTTGCTAGAAGTTGGTATTGGTTTATTAAAAAGTAAGCCTGATGCAATTTCTTGGGAACATCCTCAAGGTATTTATTACCGTTCTGCTGGTATGGATTTGGCTGGAAAGGTTGTCGCTTTATTCTCTGGACAAGGTTCTCAATACTTGGAAATGGGACGAGAAGCGGTGATGAATTTCCCTAGCTTGCGACAGTTGTATGGGAAGATGGATCATCTGTTCAAGCAGGGTAATTTGCAACCGGTTTCTGAGGTGGTTTTCCCTCGTTCTACTTTTGATGAAGTTGAGAAAAAAGCCCAAGTTGCAACTTTGCAAAGAACCGAATATGCACAACCGGCAATTGGGGTGTTTAGTGCTGGTTTGTATGGAATTTTGCAACAGGCTGGGTTTAAGGCAGATTTCGCCGCTGGACATAGTTTTGGTGAATTAACGGCTTTGTGGGCGGCTGGAGTGTTGAGTGAGGCTGATTATTTGTTCCTAGTGAAAGCTAGAGGACAAGCAATGGCCGCACCCAAAGATCCAGATCATGATGCTGGTAGTATGTTAGCGGTGAAGGAAGATATCAGCAAGATTGAACCGCTGCTGAAGCAGTTTCCAAAAGTAAGTATTGCTAACTTTAATTCTCCTACCCAAATTGTTTTAGCGGGTCCAAAGTTAGAAATTCAGAAAGTTCAAGATGCTTGCCAGAAATTAGGATACAGTGCGGTTTTATTGCCTGTGTCTGCGGCTTTCCATACTCCGTTGATTGCCTTCGCACAAAAGTCCTTTGCTATTGCAACTAAGTCGGTAACTTTCCAAAATCCGCAAATTCCAGTTTTTAGTAATGTCACTGGTAGACATTATCCCCACGACGCAACCGCAATTCAAAAGAACTTAGAAAGCCACTTGGCTAGTTCTGTGTTGTTTAAACAAGAGATTGAAAACATCTATGGGGCTGGTGGTTATTGCTTTGTAGAATTTGGACCCAAACGGGTTTTAAGTAACTTGGTAAAAGATATTTTAGGCGATCGCCCCCATCTTACCATATCTCTCAATCCCAGTGCCTCCAAAAACAGCGATCGCTCCCTCAGAGAAGCAGCCGTCCAATTGCGCGTCATTGGCATGAATTTGGGCAATCTTGACCCCTACAAACTTCCTGCCATACTTCCCCCCATTGCCACCAAAAAGACCCTCAGCGTCAAACTAACAGGCATTAACTACATTTCCGACAAAACCAAAAACGCCTTTACCGAAGCCTTACAGGACGGACACAAAATCAGTAGGGGCGCGGGGCCCGCGCCCAATTCGGCAGAACCCGCACCCAAAGTTGCACAAGTTCAGGAATTCAAGAGTTTAGAAATAGAAACTCCTGTAATTGCCAAAATCCCCACAACCAACGGACATAACGGTAACGGTAACGGACACAAAAAACAACCCCTCATTGAAACCCAGTTCCAGCTACAGCATCAGATGACTACCACTGCAACCATTCAAAAACAATCCAGTCCAGAACTGTTCGCGCCCCAATCCAGCGAGAAGATGCAAACACCAGATAAACTTATAAATTGCCAACAAATTCTCACCAGCTTAGAACAACTTCTGAGCCAGTTCCAGCACAACCAAAGCGAGAATTTAGAAGTTCACAGCACCTATCTCAACCATCAAATAGAATACGCCAAAACCTTCTTCCAACTAATGCAGCAGCAAAACACCTTATTTGCTAATGCTAAATCCTCCGCCCAAGCCGCTCAAATTAAGCAAGTAATCATGGAAAGCTTAGAGCGGAGTATGATTCAGTTTCATTCCCAACAAGGTGAAACCCTCCGTATTCATGAACAATATCTGCGGGAACAGATAGAATATACCAAACACTTTTTCCAACTCATTCAAGAAGAATATTCTCAACTTATTTCTGACACCCAAGAAATAGCACCTGCAAATGTTAGTGTTACTCCAGAAGAAGCACCTGTCCCTCCCACAGCCACCATTACTCCCCCTCAACCATTACCAGTAATTGAGCCAAAAGTTCAAATTGCAGAACCTGTAATTGCAGCACAAGTCATTGAACCTGAACCAATTATTATTCCCCAGTCCCCAGTTGCATTTGTCCCAGAACCCACACCTGTAACCAGCAACTTAAATCTGGATGATCTAGCTAACAACCTCTTAAGCATTACCAGCGAGAAAACTGGTTATCCTATCGAAATGCTAGAACTCGATATGGATATGGAAGCCGACTTAGGAATTGACTCCATTAAACGAGTAGAAATTCTGGGAGGATTGCAGGAATTATATCCCAACTTGCCCAAACCCAACCTGGAAGAACTAGCAGAAAAACGTACCATTGGTCAAGTTGTCGAATATCTGCAAGGACAAAAACAGGTAACAACAGAAATCGCACCTGAACCCGCTATCATTCCTCAAGTGCAAACACAAGTAATAGAGGAAGTAATACCTGAACCAGTGATTATTCCTCAAGTGCAAACCCAAGTGATAGAGGAAGTAATACCTGAACCAGTCTCCAGTAACGAATATGCAGATTTAGGACAAACCCTGTTAAACATCACCAGTGAAAAAACAGGTTATCCAGTCGAAATGCTAGAACTGGACATGGACATGGAAGCCGACTTAGGGATAGATTCCATCAAACGGGTAGAAATACTCGGAGCAATGCAGGAAGCATACCCCGACCTACCCAAACCCAATATAGAAGAATTAGGCGACCTACGGACAATCGGACAAATCGTTAACTACCTCCAATCACTGGTGGGAGGTGAAAAAAAAAAGCCGCACATTGATGTTAACCCGGTAACAACCACCACCGTAGGGGCGCAGGGACTGCGCCCACTCCTCGACCTCACCCCACCACCGATAGTAGACATCAATCTTCCCCGTCGTCCAGTTCAGCTAAGAACCTTACCCAGACCAGATTTTTTAGAAGCGCAGCTACCCGAAGGACACATTGCTTTAATTACTGATGATGGTTCTTTAACTACTAGCAAAGTAGTCCACGCACTGATAGAACAAGGTTGGAAAGTAGTAGTTTTGAGTTTCCCCCAATCCTTAGTTCCCGAACAATTGCCATTACCAGCAAGTGTTACCCGCGTCACATTGGCAAATATGAGTGAACAACATCTGCAATTATTATTGCAAAGTGTGACTACTAAACACGGACCGATTGGGGCATTCATTCACCTACATCCTCAATTTACACCGGAAAAACCTGGACATATTTCCTATCCAGAAGCAGAAAAGGCAATTCTTAAACAAGTGTTTTTAATGGCTAAACATCTGAAAGCAACTTTGAATAATGCCGCATCTTTACCAGGAAGAACCAGCTTTTGTACAGTTGCCCATCTTGACGGTGAATTTGGCTTAGGACATCAAGGTAATTTTAGTGCGATCGCTGCCGGTTTGTTTGGTTTAACAAAAAGTTTGCGCTGGGAATGGCCACAGGTCTTCTTCCGAGCAATTGACCTCAATCCTAGTTTAGATCATCATGAATCTGCCCAATATATTGTCGCTGAATTGCATGATTCTAATCGCTATATTGGCGAAGTTGGTTATGGTAATCAAGGAAGAGTAACCCTAGTTGCTAAAGCTGAATAA
- a CDS encoding SDR family NAD(P)-dependent oxidoreductase → MTVTVQVSPSSVFVVSGGAKGITAQCTIKLAQHQRCKFILLGRSEITTEPEYVHDCVEDSALKKRIMENLISQGEKPTPMMVQKIFNQINSSREIKKTLAAIEATGGTAEYISVDVTDTVKLQAKLQEVSQKVGQITGIIHGAGNLADKLIEKKTEDDFEKVYTAKVQGLENLLNCVNPQQLQHLVLFSSVTGFYGNIGQSDYAIANEILSKSAHLMKQYNPNCHVVAINWGGWDSGMVTPQLKKAFAERGISIIPVEVGTQMLVNELHPAYQDHPQVVIGSPMKLPPAPLGLELRSYRIRRRMTLAENPFLHDHTIAGSPVLPATCAKSWMVNGCEEIYPGYTYFSCQDFKVLKGITFNSTLAKEHILEIQEVAKVDGDFVEFQTKILSKTPEGRTHYHFSSLIKLVKNMPEAPIYEAMDLREDNIVTDTAKDFYQNGDLSLFHGPAFQKITKVLNISSEKLTAECCWQEITAKEQGQFPVKWHNPYIIDLSTQTLWLWLNYIHKEVCLPGQLTYCEQYLAVPFNVPFYVSCEIIAKTDTGATVNFIIHDRQGKIYSKILGAKAVIWPMKMLNKK, encoded by the coding sequence ATGACTGTAACTGTTCAAGTTAGCCCATCTTCTGTCTTTGTTGTCAGTGGTGGGGCAAAGGGAATCACTGCTCAATGTACGATTAAATTAGCTCAACATCAACGTTGTAAATTTATTCTTTTAGGTCGTTCAGAAATTACCACAGAACCTGAATATGTTCATGATTGTGTGGAAGATTCTGCTTTGAAAAAGCGCATTATGGAAAATTTGATTTCTCAAGGTGAGAAACCAACACCCATGATGGTACAAAAGATATTTAATCAAATTAATTCTAGTCGAGAAATTAAGAAGACCTTAGCAGCTATTGAAGCGACAGGAGGAACGGCTGAATATATCAGTGTTGATGTCACCGATACTGTAAAATTGCAAGCTAAATTACAAGAAGTTTCTCAAAAAGTTGGTCAAATTACCGGAATTATTCACGGTGCTGGTAACTTAGCCGATAAGTTAATTGAAAAAAAGACAGAAGATGATTTTGAGAAAGTTTACACAGCCAAAGTTCAGGGTTTAGAAAATCTCCTCAATTGTGTTAATCCTCAGCAATTACAACATTTAGTATTGTTTTCATCCGTGACTGGATTTTATGGTAATATTGGTCAAAGTGATTATGCGATCGCTAACGAAATTCTCAGTAAATCAGCCCACTTAATGAAACAATATAACCCCAATTGTCATGTAGTGGCAATTAACTGGGGTGGTTGGGATAGTGGCATGGTGACACCACAATTAAAAAAAGCATTTGCAGAAAGAGGAATTAGTATTATTCCCGTAGAAGTTGGGACACAAATGTTAGTTAATGAACTACATCCAGCCTATCAAGATCATCCACAAGTTGTGATTGGTAGTCCCATGAAACTACCACCTGCTCCTTTAGGTTTAGAACTTCGTAGCTATCGTATTCGCAGAAGAATGACATTAGCAGAAAATCCATTTTTGCATGATCATACAATTGCAGGTTCACCAGTTTTACCAGCAACCTGTGCTAAATCATGGATGGTAAATGGCTGTGAAGAAATTTATCCAGGTTACACATATTTCAGTTGCCAAGACTTCAAAGTTTTAAAAGGAATTACCTTTAATTCTACCTTAGCTAAAGAACATATTCTAGAAATCCAAGAAGTTGCCAAAGTTGATGGTGATTTTGTCGAATTTCAGACCAAAATATTGAGTAAAACCCCCGAAGGTAGAACTCATTATCACTTTAGTTCTCTGATAAAACTGGTAAAAAATATGCCAGAAGCACCCATTTATGAAGCAATGGATCTCAGAGAAGATAATATCGTCACTGATACAGCCAAAGACTTCTATCAAAATGGTGATTTATCCCTATTTCATGGTCCCGCATTCCAAAAAATTACCAAAGTTTTAAATATTAGCTCAGAAAAACTCACAGCCGAATGTTGTTGGCAAGAAATCACAGCCAAAGAACAAGGACAATTTCCCGTAAAATGGCATAACCCTTACATCATTGATTTGAGTACCCAAACATTATGGCTATGGTTAAATTATATCCATAAAGAAGTTTGTTTACCAGGACAATTAACATACTGTGAACAATATCTAGCAGTACCATTCAACGTCCCCTTTTATGTTTCCTGTGAAATCATAGCCAAAACCGACACAGGTGCAACAGTCAACTTCATTATCCATGATCGTCAAGGAAAAATCTACTCCAAAATCTTAGGAGCAAAAGCCGTAATTTGGCCAATGAAAATGTTAAATAAAAAGTAA
- a CDS encoding polyketide synthase translates to MEKIAIIGLSCLFPDANNPEEFWQNLTAQKDSTSSITVADLGIDPAIFYDEKKGKPEKFYFQKGGFIRDFKFDANEYNLPSAFLESLDNTFKWSLYAAKQAIVQSGYLGNQTALAKCGVVLGTLGFPTKASNSLFAPIYQQNIQPAISELLQEKDFRLGGSSISKKVSPYNAMVSGLPAAIVSQAFSLSATHFCIDAACSSSFYAIKLASHYLQSGKTDLMLAGAISCADPLFVRMLFSGIQGYPDNGISRPLDKSSRGLITSEGTGMVMLKRHSDAVRDGDEILATICGNGLSNDGKGKHLLSPNPQGQTLAYQRAYSEAKLNPETIDYLECHATGTLLGDTTECNSIEGFFSPYKAAPLVGSTKTNVGHLLVAAGMVGITKTILSMSHGVIPPTIHVTQPIGSENNVISPQNIVRTPTKWPSQGIKRVALSAFGFGGTNSHIILEQGK, encoded by the coding sequence GTGGAAAAAATAGCAATCATCGGGTTATCTTGCCTATTTCCCGATGCGAATAATCCTGAAGAATTTTGGCAGAATCTCACCGCTCAAAAAGATTCCACATCATCTATAACTGTAGCAGATTTGGGAATAGATCCCGCTATATTCTACGATGAGAAGAAAGGTAAACCGGAAAAATTCTACTTTCAAAAAGGTGGATTTATCCGCGACTTTAAATTTGATGCCAACGAGTATAACTTACCTTCGGCATTTCTAGAAAGCTTAGATAATACCTTCAAATGGTCATTGTACGCCGCTAAACAAGCTATTGTTCAAAGTGGCTATCTGGGAAATCAAACTGCACTTGCAAAATGTGGCGTAGTCTTAGGAACTTTAGGATTTCCTACCAAAGCTTCCAATAGTCTATTTGCTCCTATTTATCAGCAAAATATTCAACCTGCAATTAGTGAACTATTACAGGAAAAAGACTTTCGTTTAGGCGGTTCATCAATCTCTAAAAAAGTCTCTCCATACAATGCTATGGTTTCTGGTTTACCCGCTGCTATAGTTTCCCAGGCCTTTTCTTTATCTGCAACTCATTTCTGTATAGATGCTGCTTGTTCATCATCATTTTATGCCATTAAATTAGCATCTCATTATTTGCAATCTGGTAAAACTGATTTGATGTTAGCCGGTGCAATTAGTTGTGCAGATCCATTATTTGTGAGAATGTTATTTTCTGGTATTCAAGGATATCCAGATAATGGCATTAGTCGTCCACTAGATAAGTCATCACGCGGGTTAATTACCTCCGAAGGCACAGGAATGGTAATGCTCAAAAGACATAGTGATGCTGTTAGAGATGGTGACGAGATTCTGGCAACAATTTGTGGTAATGGACTATCTAATGATGGTAAAGGTAAACACCTTCTTAGTCCTAATCCTCAAGGGCAAACTCTGGCATATCAAAGAGCTTATTCAGAAGCTAAACTTAACCCCGAAACTATTGATTATTTAGAGTGCCATGCCACCGGTACTCTATTGGGAGATACCACAGAATGTAACTCAATTGAAGGCTTTTTTAGTCCATATAAAGCAGCACCATTAGTAGGTTCAACAAAAACAAATGTTGGTCATTTACTAGTTGCTGCGGGCATGGTAGGCATAACCAAGACAATTTTAAGTATGTCTCATGGGGTTATTCCTCCAACTATTCATGTGACTCAACCCATAGGTTCTGAAAATAATGTTATCTCTCCACAAAACATTGTCAGAACTCCGACTAAATGGCCAAGTCAAGGAATTAAAAGAGTAGCTTTAAGTGCGTTTGGTTTTGGTGGAACAAACTCTCATATTATTCTAGAACAGGGAAAGTAA